From a single Bombus terrestris chromosome 17, iyBomTerr1.2, whole genome shotgun sequence genomic region:
- the LOC125386758 gene encoding uncharacterized protein LOC125386758, with protein MFNALKCNRMNCPGYMLPKTFFEQEQDYICKICESIVPYAEIEKILENIGIYLSTMKKNDIIACKEFINRRYESTLHPNHFYNIDVTIALAQLIGQQTGGLAAVEKDLLIEKIELCKKLDKLLKTLVPGNVFYLRNDN; from the coding sequence GAATTGTCCAGGATACATGTTACCAAAAACTTTTTTTGAACAGGAACAGGATTATATATGCAAAATTTGTGAATCAATTGTTCCTTATgcggaaattgaaaaaatattagaaaatattggtATATACCTTTCAACCATGAAGAAAAATGACATTATTGCatgtaaagaatttataaatcgtCGTTACGAAAGTACTCTCCACCCAAATCATTTTTACAACATTGATGTAACGATTGCTCTGGCTCAATTGATTGGACAACAAACTGGAGGATTAGCAGCAGTAGAAAAAGATCTTCTCATCGAGAAAATAGAATTATGCAAAAAACTGGATAAATTGCTCAAGACACTCGTTCCtggtaatgtattttatttaagaaatgataACTAA